A region from the Brevibacterium paucivorans genome encodes:
- a CDS encoding glycosyltransferase, which yields MSELLPADTRIMHVLTDANSVLAEVARHAIQAQLDAGYRVAVASRESVFKALNVAGDRLRHIEIGAGAGLRLDDPNTALTLHKYYRHIDLVHAHGLHAAALAGAGLTGLPQSMHPSIVASVGRDGSMLADAQAQIVAKTATVVLGTTEPIVEKYVDTVAVVERAQLLSSDVDPVAQPRLSREEARDLLDVPSGAWLVSSPVALIDSPAVTTIAEVGVRLATYRSDRSWVFALTGGGRSRSTVRSGIVDRVEHMRLAEEVSTVDVLAASDVVVASDRMTAVDAERLMQLGRPVVFVGSEQNGRMYGDGVPQFAPDDVDGALHAVAELIDRPALRVQNGIHAHDRVSTARHTFIADHLLSVYAQALVLNDD from the coding sequence ATGAGTGAACTGCTACCTGCAGACACACGCATTATGCACGTTCTGACTGACGCTAATTCGGTTCTCGCAGAAGTAGCACGTCACGCAATTCAGGCACAGCTCGACGCTGGCTACCGTGTGGCAGTTGCGTCGCGCGAGTCGGTTTTCAAGGCCTTGAACGTGGCCGGCGACCGCTTGCGTCACATCGAAATCGGGGCAGGTGCAGGCCTTCGCTTGGATGACCCAAACACGGCGCTGACACTGCACAAGTACTACCGTCACATCGACCTGGTCCACGCGCACGGTCTGCACGCAGCGGCTCTTGCCGGCGCTGGTCTCACCGGCCTACCGCAGTCCATGCACCCGTCGATTGTCGCATCCGTAGGGCGTGACGGCAGCATGCTCGCTGACGCCCAAGCACAGATCGTCGCCAAAACTGCCACGGTGGTTTTGGGAACCACAGAACCCATCGTCGAAAAGTACGTGGACACTGTTGCGGTCGTGGAACGTGCTCAGTTGCTCTCAAGCGACGTCGACCCGGTGGCTCAGCCACGGCTGTCACGCGAAGAGGCGCGCGACCTGCTCGATGTTCCGTCTGGTGCGTGGCTCGTGTCGAGCCCGGTCGCTCTCATCGATTCGCCTGCCGTGACCACCATCGCCGAGGTGGGTGTCCGGTTGGCAACGTACCGCTCCGACCGCTCGTGGGTGTTCGCGCTGACCGGTGGCGGACGTTCCCGCTCTACGGTGCGTAGCGGAATCGTCGACAGGGTCGAGCACATGCGTTTGGCAGAAGAAGTGTCCACGGTCGATGTTTTGGCAGCGTCCGATGTCGTTGTGGCGTCTGACCGGATGACCGCGGTTGACGCTGAACGTCTCATGCAGTTGGGCCGTCCAGTTGTGTTCGTCGGCTCGGAACAAAACGGCCGTATGTACGGCGACGGTGTTCCACAGTTCGCACCAGACGATGTGGACGGTGCGCTACACGCTGTCGCGGAACTTATCGACCGTCCGGCCCTGCGCGTGCAAAACGGAATCCACGCTCACGACCGCGTGAGCACCGCGCGCCACACGTTCATCGCTGACCACCTCTTGAGCGTGTACGCACAGGCGCTTGTCCTCAACGACGACTAA
- a CDS encoding NUDIX domain-containing protein, translating to MRDQYVDTHIVDSSVVFTGAVWDVVEQRFVLPGTDTALTRQVMRHPGAVAVVALDDDNRVMLMQQYRHPLRVIEWEVPAGLLDHAGEEPHVAAARELREEVDLSAKTWNVLADQLTSPGGSSEALRIYLARDITTHPASERTAEEAQIKPHWVPLEDAVQAVMAGHITNATACLGILHTARHAETGFTNLRPVDDPWPARNHLLNGFLNS from the coding sequence ATGCGCGACCAGTACGTCGACACGCACATTGTCGACAGCTCAGTGGTTTTCACTGGCGCTGTGTGGGACGTGGTTGAACAACGCTTCGTGCTACCAGGAACCGACACCGCACTTACCCGCCAGGTCATGCGCCACCCGGGCGCTGTGGCCGTTGTGGCTCTCGACGACGACAACCGCGTCATGCTCATGCAACAGTACCGGCATCCGCTACGAGTCATCGAGTGGGAAGTTCCCGCTGGACTTCTGGACCACGCTGGAGAAGAACCACACGTGGCAGCTGCCAGGGAACTGCGCGAAGAAGTCGACTTAAGCGCCAAAACCTGGAACGTACTGGCCGATCAGCTGACCTCACCCGGGGGTTCTTCGGAAGCGCTACGCATCTACCTGGCCCGTGACATCACCACGCACCCAGCGAGCGAGCGCACGGCAGAAGAAGCCCAGATCAAACCACACTGGGTGCCCTTAGAGGATGCCGTCCAAGCGGTCATGGCCGGTCACATCACCAATGCAACAGCATGTTTGGGCATCCTTCACACAGCTAGGCACGCAGAAACTGGATTTACGAACCTGCGCCCAGTCGATGACCCGTGGCCCGCACGTAATCACCTGCTCAACGGATTCCTGAACTCGTGA
- a CDS encoding tyrosine recombinase → MTGARHGASLLPDAPSGLIRPVSEYLTYLQLERGSSRNTVDAYARDLAKYVTYLADAGVNDLGAVTSEHVAGFIEHIAQQNFAVTSRARITVAVRRLHHFTAAETGGASPADDVQPPTDTMRLPKALSVDQVGQIIHAAGDPHSADPAQLRAVALVEFLYATGARISEAVGVDHDDVDVDVGIARVYGKGNKERLVPLGSHSIEALGAWLTRGRPAWAASSPAVFLNARGGRLSRQSAWAIVKKAAEVADVPGVTAHSLRHSCATHLVEGGADIRIVQELLGHSSVTTTQIYTQVTSQALKEVYASTHPRAR, encoded by the coding sequence GTGACTGGGGCACGGCACGGGGCGTCCCTCCTGCCGGATGCCCCCTCAGGTCTCATCCGCCCCGTGAGCGAGTACCTCACGTACCTGCAATTGGAGCGGGGGAGTTCACGCAACACCGTCGACGCGTACGCCCGCGACCTCGCAAAATACGTCACCTACCTGGCAGACGCAGGGGTCAACGACCTCGGGGCCGTCACCAGCGAACACGTTGCCGGTTTCATTGAACACATTGCGCAACAGAACTTTGCCGTGACATCCAGAGCCCGGATCACGGTAGCTGTGCGCAGGCTCCACCACTTCACCGCGGCCGAAACCGGGGGAGCGAGCCCCGCCGATGACGTGCAACCACCCACCGACACGATGCGGCTTCCCAAAGCGCTGAGCGTCGACCAGGTGGGCCAGATCATTCACGCTGCCGGCGATCCACACAGCGCCGACCCCGCCCAACTGCGCGCCGTCGCTTTAGTGGAGTTCCTGTACGCCACCGGCGCTCGCATCAGTGAGGCCGTAGGGGTTGACCATGACGACGTCGACGTGGACGTCGGCATTGCGCGCGTGTACGGAAAAGGAAACAAGGAACGCCTGGTGCCGTTGGGCTCCCACTCGATTGAAGCGTTGGGGGCGTGGTTGACGCGCGGCCGGCCCGCGTGGGCCGCCTCAAGTCCCGCTGTTTTTCTCAACGCCCGAGGTGGCAGACTGTCCCGGCAAAGCGCGTGGGCGATCGTGAAAAAGGCCGCCGAGGTTGCCGACGTTCCGGGTGTCACGGCGCACTCGTTGCGGCATTCGTGCGCAACCCACTTAGTGGAAGGTGGGGCCGATATCCGAATTGTCCAAGAACTCTTGGGGCATTCGTCCGTGACAACCACTCAGATATACACTCAGGTCACGAGCCAAGCGCTGAAAGAGGTCTATGCATCGACCCACCCCAGAGCGCGATAG
- a CDS encoding ParA family protein codes for MEEQELGPTGRPVRQFPEPPPLESHGPARIIAMVNQKGGVGKTTSSVNLGAALADYGRRVLLVDFDPQGALSVGLGLNPHDLEQSVYNVLMSSRVNPSDVIQHTEHQLIDVLPANIDLSAAEVQLVNEVAREQVLARALDKVADEYDVILIDCQPSLGLLTVNALTAAHGVIIPLETEFFALRGVALLVETIEKVQDRLNPGLEIDGILATMFDGRTLHAREVISRVVDAFDDKVFETVINRTVKFPDASVAAEPITSFAPKHSGAEAYRQLARELISRGGAP; via the coding sequence GTGGAAGAACAGGAACTCGGACCCACCGGCCGGCCGGTTCGACAATTTCCGGAACCGCCACCGCTTGAAAGCCACGGTCCCGCACGGATCATCGCGATGGTCAACCAGAAAGGTGGCGTGGGTAAAACCACGTCGTCGGTCAACTTGGGTGCCGCTTTGGCGGATTACGGGCGTCGCGTACTTCTGGTTGACTTCGACCCGCAGGGCGCACTTTCGGTGGGCCTGGGGCTCAACCCGCACGACTTGGAACAGAGCGTGTACAACGTACTCATGTCGAGTCGCGTGAACCCGTCAGACGTCATCCAGCACACGGAACACCAGCTCATTGACGTGTTGCCGGCCAACATCGACCTGTCAGCCGCAGAAGTTCAGCTGGTCAACGAAGTCGCGCGCGAACAGGTGCTGGCCCGGGCACTGGACAAAGTTGCTGACGAATACGATGTCATTCTCATCGACTGCCAGCCGTCTTTGGGACTTCTCACCGTCAACGCGTTGACGGCAGCGCACGGTGTCATCATTCCGCTTGAAACCGAATTCTTCGCCCTGCGCGGTGTGGCCTTGTTGGTCGAAACGATTGAAAAAGTTCAAGACCGCCTCAACCCGGGTCTTGAAATCGACGGTATTTTGGCCACCATGTTCGACGGGCGCACACTGCACGCCCGCGAAGTGATCTCACGTGTCGTCGACGCGTTTGACGACAAAGTGTTTGAAACCGTGATCAACCGCACCGTGAAGTTCCCAGACGCCTCCGTGGCCGCCGAACCCATCACCAGCTTCGCGCCCAAACACTCGGGCGCGGAGGCGTACCGGCAACTGGCCCGTGAACTCATCTCCCGAGGTGGGGCTCCCTGA
- a CDS encoding segregation and condensation protein A: MTDVALAEVTDEFVEHVNVLTTSAQEAGWSTAKTLDQLSNFLLVASTLLDLKTARLLPAGTVEDELDLELLEARDLLFARLLQYRAYKAVSYELGERITQTGYSVANSGNMSDFQGVLPPLIMSATPDMLAAMYATVLARDTTPPTVSIDHIHLQHVSVPEQRAHILGLLTERETITFDELAQTADSTLVVVARFLALLELFKAGTIDLDQDAPLSTLVISGRTHDTTDHTD; this comes from the coding sequence ATTACCGATGTAGCCCTCGCGGAAGTCACCGACGAGTTCGTCGAACACGTGAACGTGCTTACCACCTCGGCCCAGGAAGCCGGCTGGAGCACAGCCAAAACCCTGGACCAACTATCCAACTTCCTCCTGGTCGCCTCCACCCTGCTTGACCTTAAAACCGCGCGCCTGCTGCCCGCCGGGACTGTCGAAGACGAACTCGATTTAGAACTGCTCGAAGCCAGAGACCTTCTCTTTGCGCGACTCTTGCAATACCGCGCGTACAAAGCCGTGTCTTATGAACTGGGCGAACGGATCACCCAAACCGGATACTCGGTGGCCAACAGTGGCAACATGAGTGACTTCCAGGGCGTTCTGCCCCCGCTCATCATGTCGGCGACACCAGACATGCTGGCCGCCATGTATGCGACCGTGCTGGCACGCGACACCACGCCGCCCACCGTGTCGATCGACCACATTCACCTCCAACACGTCAGCGTTCCCGAACAGCGCGCCCACATTCTTGGTTTGCTCACCGAACGTGAGACGATTACATTTGATGAACTTGCCCAGACGGCCGACTCCACCCTGGTGGTCGTCGCACGGTTTTTAGCACTGCTGGAGTTGTTTAAAGCCGGCACAATCGATCTGGACCAAGACGCACCGCTGAGTACACTCGTCATCTCCGGGAGGACACATGACACCACTGACCACACGGATTGA
- the scpB gene encoding SMC-Scp complex subunit ScpB: protein MTPLTTRIEAILTVIGEPVTTDELATALEVSPQEIEQAIEELHDEYSTGRVSGFEIRKSAGGWQFHSRPEHFDTVKQFLTRGQTAKLSQAALETLAVVAYAQPVTRARIAAIRGVNVDGVVRTLLMRGLIVEAPKTEGPTQFVTSHVFLSAMGIDSLDELPAIAPFLPEDVPQEATFDTKETT from the coding sequence ATGACACCACTGACCACACGGATTGAAGCGATCCTGACGGTCATTGGCGAACCGGTGACCACCGACGAACTCGCGACCGCACTTGAAGTCAGTCCACAAGAGATTGAGCAGGCGATTGAAGAGTTACACGACGAATACTCCACCGGACGCGTCAGCGGTTTCGAAATCCGCAAATCAGCAGGTGGGTGGCAGTTCCACTCCCGCCCAGAACACTTCGACACCGTCAAACAGTTCCTGACTCGTGGCCAGACCGCCAAGCTCAGCCAAGCAGCCCTGGAAACCTTGGCAGTTGTCGCGTACGCACAGCCCGTGACCCGCGCGCGCATCGCAGCCATCAGAGGCGTTAACGTCGACGGAGTGGTGCGTACCCTACTCATGCGCGGTCTCATTGTTGAAGCCCCAAAAACAGAAGGCCCCACCCAGTTCGTCACCTCCCACGTGTTTCTGTCAGCCATGGGAATCGACAGCCTCGACGAACTTCCAGCAATCGCCCCATTCCTCCCAGAAGACGTCCCACAAGAAGCCACCTTTGACACGAAGGAAACAACGTGA
- a CDS encoding pseudouridine synthase, with product MNFDKKRPSRKQREANIARAQKQTTSDPHTQTGVRLQKVMADAGLGSRRTCEQMILDGRVEVDGHIVIELGTRIDPTKQRLVVDSMPIEVNSEKVYFALNKPAKVVSSMGDPEGRRNLDEFVRDRTERLFHVGRLDYETEGLLLLTNDGDMANRLTHPRYEIPKKYLAQVKGPVAKDVGARLREGIELDDGISRVDSFKLIDSQPGVALVEVILHSGKNRIVRRLLSAVGNPVLRLVRTEFGPIALAEQRQGKMRQLRPEEVSELMKAVDL from the coding sequence GTGAACTTTGACAAGAAGCGCCCCAGCCGCAAACAGCGCGAAGCCAACATCGCCCGCGCCCAGAAACAAACCACCTCGGACCCACACACCCAAACCGGGGTACGCCTCCAGAAAGTCATGGCGGACGCCGGACTGGGGTCGCGACGCACGTGCGAACAGATGATCCTGGACGGGCGCGTGGAAGTCGACGGCCACATCGTGATCGAACTGGGTACCCGAATCGACCCCACCAAACAGCGCCTGGTGGTCGACTCCATGCCCATCGAGGTGAACTCCGAAAAGGTGTACTTCGCACTCAACAAACCCGCCAAGGTCGTCTCGTCCATGGGCGACCCCGAAGGCCGACGCAACCTCGACGAATTCGTCCGCGACCGCACCGAACGCCTCTTCCACGTAGGACGCTTGGACTACGAAACAGAAGGGCTGCTCCTTTTGACAAACGACGGGGACATGGCCAACCGGCTTACCCACCCACGCTATGAGATCCCCAAGAAATACCTGGCCCAAGTCAAGGGCCCCGTGGCCAAAGACGTGGGCGCTCGCTTGCGTGAAGGAATCGAACTGGACGACGGCATCAGCCGGGTGGACTCGTTTAAACTCATCGACTCCCAGCCCGGGGTGGCTCTGGTGGAAGTGATTCTGCACTCTGGGAAAAACCGGATCGTTCGACGCTTGCTCAGTGCCGTGGGCAACCCGGTCCTACGCCTGGTGCGCACCGAATTTGGGCCCATTGCCCTTGCAGAACAGCGCCAAGGAAAAATGCGGCAACTGCGCCCGGAAGAGGTTTCAGAACTCATGAAAGCTGTTGATCTGTGA
- a CDS encoding prephenate dehydrogenase, producing the protein MNVHIVGTGLLGTSLGLSLSRHGYRVTLEDLSPTAVQLAADMGAGEADHPKDPDVVVIATPPDVVAQVIVDALRTWPNATITDVASVKTAILDAVKQHTRDRELDRYIGSHPMAGREKSGAIAARADLFMGRPWVVCSDEDTPQERLEQVVTIAQAVGASVMHLDPLFHDSSVARVSHAPQVVASIMAAQLIDMPSEGVALAGQGLRDTTRIADSDPGLWTQILAGNAAEVAAVLRDIRSDLDRVIDALDVRPGSLRTIAGSIAAGNDGRARIPGKHGMAPATYETVTVYVDDAPGTLSRLFADIGGLGVNIEDIRIDHATGVKLGSVELSVVPAHVQVLVQGLSENGWRLPEQALDPKEEK; encoded by the coding sequence GTGAACGTACACATCGTAGGGACTGGACTGTTAGGCACCTCGCTTGGCCTGAGCTTGTCCCGGCACGGTTACCGTGTCACCCTCGAAGACCTTTCACCCACGGCCGTGCAACTCGCAGCCGACATGGGAGCCGGCGAAGCGGATCACCCTAAGGACCCCGACGTCGTCGTCATTGCCACGCCTCCCGACGTGGTCGCACAGGTCATCGTCGACGCACTGCGCACATGGCCCAACGCCACCATCACCGATGTCGCGAGCGTCAAAACCGCCATCTTGGACGCAGTCAAGCAGCACACACGCGACCGGGAACTGGACCGCTACATCGGTTCACACCCCATGGCCGGTCGCGAAAAATCCGGCGCGATCGCAGCCCGGGCCGACCTGTTCATGGGTCGCCCATGGGTCGTGTGCTCCGACGAAGACACCCCACAGGAGCGCTTGGAACAGGTCGTGACAATCGCGCAGGCCGTAGGTGCCTCGGTCATGCACCTGGACCCGCTGTTCCACGACTCCTCAGTGGCCCGAGTCTCTCACGCCCCGCAAGTCGTGGCCTCGATCATGGCTGCCCAGCTGATCGACATGCCGTCAGAAGGCGTTGCGCTCGCTGGTCAAGGACTGCGTGACACCACCCGGATTGCGGATTCTGACCCGGGGTTGTGGACTCAGATTTTGGCGGGTAACGCCGCCGAGGTGGCAGCGGTGTTGCGTGATATCCGCAGTGATCTGGATAGAGTGATCGACGCGTTGGACGTGCGTCCGGGATCGCTGCGAACGATCGCCGGTTCGATTGCAGCTGGAAACGACGGTCGGGCTCGGATTCCCGGTAAGCACGGAATGGCACCGGCAACCTATGAGACGGTCACGGTGTACGTGGACGACGCGCCGGGAACGCTGTCACGGCTGTTTGCCGACATCGGTGGCCTGGGTGTGAACATTGAAGACATCCGGATCGACCATGCCACGGGCGTTAAACTGGGTAGCGTCGAACTTTCGGTCGTGCCCGCTCACGTGCAAGTTCTTGTGCAAGGCTTAAGCGAAAATGGGTGGCGTCTACCGGAGCAGGCTCTCGATCCCAAGGAGGAAAAGTGA
- the cmk gene encoding (d)CMP kinase: MTVIAIDGPSGVGKSSVSREVARRNGFGYLDTGAMYRAMAWLCLQRGVSDPGDVVEQIRGVDFEISTDPEHVSVEVDGIDVTTDIRSEDVSTNVQIVSSVPDAREELIGMQRDIISRVSADKGGIVVEGRDITTVVAPDADVRILMTAREDVRIARRAGEIHGEATEESVEATRAQVADRDRKDSATTSFLTAAEGVHTLDTTHIDFDESVEAVMGLIDQADGGNK, translated from the coding sequence GTGACCGTTATTGCTATCGATGGCCCCAGCGGAGTTGGGAAGTCCAGCGTTTCGCGTGAGGTTGCGCGTCGTAACGGCTTTGGGTACTTGGACACGGGGGCGATGTACCGGGCGATGGCGTGGCTGTGCTTGCAGCGTGGGGTGAGTGATCCCGGCGACGTGGTTGAACAAATCCGTGGCGTGGACTTCGAAATCTCGACCGACCCTGAACACGTTTCCGTCGAGGTCGACGGGATCGACGTCACCACCGACATCCGGTCAGAAGACGTCTCCACGAATGTGCAGATTGTTTCAAGCGTGCCTGACGCTCGCGAAGAACTCATTGGCATGCAGCGTGACATCATTTCTCGCGTGAGCGCAGACAAAGGCGGAATCGTCGTTGAAGGGCGTGACATTACAACTGTCGTTGCCCCCGACGCCGATGTTCGGATTCTCATGACCGCCCGCGAAGACGTGCGCATTGCTCGTCGGGCAGGCGAGATCCACGGTGAAGCCACCGAAGAATCAGTCGAGGCTACCCGCGCTCAGGTCGCTGACCGTGACCGCAAGGATTCGGCAACCACCAGCTTCCTCACGGCAGCCGAAGGCGTTCACACGCTGGACACCACCCACATTGACTTCGACGAATCGGTTGAGGCAGTCATGGGGCTCATTGACCAGGCGGACGGCGGTAACAAGTGA
- the der gene encoding ribosome biogenesis GTPase Der — translation MTKEPEFSPVPDEDFHERFSAIDGDEERLREESLRAGLDDYELEDEDRELLDRSPDDHDASGPTGPSPILAIVGRPNVGKSTLVNRILGRREAVVEDVPGVTRDRVSYTAHWAGRDITLVDTGGWDIDSKGMASRIAEQAEIAVELADAVVFVLDVHTGITSTDEHIVRMLRRTGKPVIVAANKVDDERSELAAFELWNLGLGEPSPVSAMHGRGVADLLDRAVDVLPAVSEVDQMMEEGGPRRVALIGRPNVGKSSLLNRLVGSERVMVDNVAGTTRDPVDELVVLGDRQWRFVDTAGIRKRARQSSGADYYAALRTQTALERAEVALVLLEADQPISEQDLRVINSVIEAGRALVLVFNKWDLLDEDRRLELEKEIELQLGHVSWAPRVNISAKTGRHADKLVPALDGALKGWDTRIPTGRLNAFLGELVAANPHPLRGGKQPRILFGTQAHPRPPKFVLFTTGFLDPGYRRFITRRLRETFDFTGTPVEINMRIREKRKR, via the coding sequence GTGACCAAGGAACCCGAATTTTCGCCTGTTCCTGACGAGGATTTTCACGAACGTTTCTCTGCTATTGACGGTGATGAAGAACGGCTCAGGGAAGAAAGTCTGCGAGCCGGCCTCGACGACTACGAACTCGAGGACGAAGACCGCGAACTTCTGGACCGTTCCCCGGACGACCACGACGCGAGTGGCCCCACGGGACCGTCACCGATCCTCGCGATTGTGGGCCGTCCAAACGTGGGTAAATCCACGCTGGTAAACCGTATTTTGGGCCGACGCGAGGCCGTTGTTGAAGACGTTCCTGGTGTGACCCGTGACCGCGTGAGCTACACGGCTCACTGGGCTGGCCGTGACATCACCCTGGTGGACACCGGAGGATGGGACATCGATTCGAAGGGGATGGCCTCACGGATCGCTGAGCAGGCTGAAATCGCGGTCGAACTCGCCGACGCCGTTGTGTTCGTGCTCGACGTACACACCGGCATCACCTCGACCGATGAGCACATTGTTCGCATGCTTCGCCGCACTGGTAAACCGGTGATCGTGGCGGCGAACAAGGTTGACGATGAGCGCTCGGAGTTGGCCGCGTTTGAGCTGTGGAACCTGGGGCTGGGCGAACCGTCACCGGTTTCGGCTATGCACGGCCGAGGTGTCGCTGATCTTCTGGACCGAGCTGTCGACGTTCTCCCCGCCGTGTCCGAGGTCGACCAGATGATGGAAGAAGGCGGGCCGCGCCGAGTGGCTCTCATTGGGCGCCCGAATGTGGGGAAGTCTTCGCTTCTGAACCGCCTTGTGGGTAGCGAACGCGTCATGGTGGACAACGTGGCTGGCACCACGCGCGACCCCGTGGACGAACTGGTGGTTTTGGGGGATCGGCAATGGCGTTTTGTGGACACGGCCGGTATCCGTAAGCGGGCGCGGCAGTCGTCTGGGGCTGACTATTACGCCGCCTTGCGTACGCAAACGGCGTTGGAGCGCGCCGAGGTGGCATTGGTTTTGTTGGAAGCCGATCAGCCCATCTCGGAGCAGGATCTGCGTGTGATCAACAGCGTCATTGAAGCTGGACGCGCCCTGGTTTTGGTGTTTAACAAATGGGACCTCCTGGATGAGGACCGGCGTCTTGAGCTCGAAAAGGAAATCGAGCTACAACTTGGGCACGTGTCGTGGGCGCCACGTGTGAACATTTCGGCAAAGACGGGGCGTCACGCCGACAAGCTCGTGCCCGCCCTGGACGGGGCCCTGAAGGGATGGGATACGCGGATTCCGACCGGCCGTCTTAACGCTTTCTTGGGCGAACTCGTTGCGGCGAACCCGCACCCGTTGCGCGGAGGAAAACAGCCACGCATTCTGTTTGGAACGCAGGCTCACCCGCGTCCGCCCAAGTTTGTTCTGTTCACTACGGGATTCTTGGACCCGGGGTATCGGCGGTTCATTACGCGTCGCTTGCGTGAAACGTTCGACTTCACGGGAACCCCAGTTGAGATCAACATGCGCATTCGCGAGAAAAGGAAGCGCTAG
- a CDS encoding AI-2E family transporter, protein MDTDSTRQPILPRFLIIVLGLAGLAFGIQFVQGLQTIVAPVFLALNLVVVVHPLQAYLISKRVPAIIAASITVVLVMALLVAFFGLNAWAIAELVIVLPSYSGKLAELYGDIIGVTTSWGLTPEVIQSQLNAFDFSSLTDAALKVLSNVSAIVALLTTVIMTVFFVIMDSLQFPARLQAISNVAPQFTYAMRSFGQGVRRYWIVATIFGLIVAVFDVIALWIIGVPLALVWGVLAFTTNYIPNVGLIIGLVPPTLMALLEGSWWDAFWVVVAYLTLNFVIQSIIQPKFTGESVGVTPFISFLSLLFWYWVLGPLGALLALPATLLVKALLVDADPRARWINLLISSGFNRHTGKILATSGAPTGPEPEATSEPAATAEPAPTSDPEEDSETTSEDTEDPENPETTSGDAIK, encoded by the coding sequence GTGGACACTGATTCCACTCGCCAGCCGATTCTTCCGCGATTCCTCATCATTGTTTTGGGACTCGCGGGTTTGGCGTTTGGAATCCAGTTTGTGCAAGGGCTGCAAACGATCGTGGCCCCTGTGTTTTTGGCGCTGAACCTGGTGGTCGTGGTGCATCCGCTGCAGGCGTATCTGATTTCTAAACGCGTGCCAGCGATTATTGCAGCGTCGATCACCGTGGTGTTGGTCATGGCTCTGTTGGTTGCGTTCTTTGGGCTCAACGCGTGGGCAATCGCCGAACTGGTCATTGTACTTCCCAGCTATTCGGGAAAACTGGCGGAACTCTACGGGGACATCATTGGCGTCACCACGTCGTGGGGACTCACCCCCGAGGTGATCCAGAGCCAACTCAACGCGTTCGACTTTTCGTCCTTGACCGACGCGGCCCTGAAAGTTCTGTCGAATGTGTCAGCCATTGTTGCGTTGTTGACCACGGTGATCATGACGGTGTTCTTCGTGATTATGGATTCGTTGCAGTTCCCGGCTCGTTTACAGGCGATCAGCAATGTGGCCCCGCAGTTCACCTACGCCATGCGCTCCTTTGGGCAGGGCGTGCGACGCTACTGGATCGTGGCTACGATTTTTGGTCTGATCGTGGCGGTTTTCGACGTCATTGCTCTGTGGATCATTGGTGTTCCACTCGCTTTAGTCTGGGGTGTTCTGGCTTTTACCACCAACTACATCCCCAACGTGGGACTCATCATTGGCCTGGTTCCACCCACCCTCATGGCGTTGCTAGAAGGAAGCTGGTGGGACGCGTTTTGGGTGGTCGTCGCGTACTTGACGCTCAACTTCGTCATCCAGTCGATTATCCAGCCCAAGTTCACAGGCGAATCGGTGGGTGTGACTCCCTTTATCTCGTTCCTTTCGCTTCTGTTCTGGTACTGGGTCTTAGGGCCGTTGGGCGCTCTTCTCGCACTTCCTGCCACCCTGTTGGTCAAGGCACTCTTGGTGGACGCCGACCCCCGGGCGCGGTGGATCAACCTGCTGATCTCGTCAGGTTTTAACCGGCACACCGGCAAGATACTCGCCACGTCCGGAGCTCCCACGGGCCCGGAACCGGAAGCCACCTCGGAACCCGCAGCCACCGCGGAACCTGCACCCACCTCGGATCCGGAAGAGGATTCAGAAACCACCTCGGAGGATACAGAAGACCCAGAAAACCCGGAAACCACCTCGGGGGACGCCATAAAATAA